From Pedobacter aquae:
ATTCTGAAAAGTCTCCACCAGATTCCATAGCTCTGAATAAAATTTTGGCCGACTTAACGCCCATTTCAAATGCGGGTTGGGTGATGGTAGATAAGGATGGATTTAGTAGTGGGGCAATCTCTAAACTAGAAAAACTGATAACTTTTAAATCTTCCGGGATTTTAATTCCTAGTTCATAAGAAACATAATAGGTAGAAAAAGCTAACCTTTCTACCGATGCGAAAACACCATCGGGCTTTAGGGTTTTAAAAGCCTCTTTTAATATGATACTATTGGCTTCGTAATCGTTACTACAATCTATTACATATTCATCAACATATGGTAAACCATGCTTTTTTAAAGCATCTACATAGCCATTCATACGGGTTTTGCCAATAGAAAGGTTTTTATTCACCACTAAATAAGCTATTTTTTTACAGCCGGCTTTTATCAAATGCTCGGTAGCATCAAAACTACTTTCGTAATCATTAGTAGTGATTTTTGCGGTATCAATATCCTCATAAACCCTATCAAAGAAAACCAAGGGCATTCTTTTACTCTTTAGCTTTTTCAGGTATTGATGATCGTTAGCTTCCCCAGAAACAGACATGATCACACCATCTGCCCTACCACTGTTGAGGTGCGTTATGTAAGCCACTTCCTTTTCGTAATTATCATCGGTAACGTAAATTAAAACATGATAATCTTTCTCTCTAGCCACACCCTCAATACCTCTAATAACTTGTGAGAAAAAATTATTGGCTATCTCTGGAACAATAACAGCAATAGTTTTGCTTCTTTTCTCTCGCATATTACTAGCCAAATGGTTTGGCTGGTAATTAAGTTCTTTAGCCATAGCGAGGATACGCTCTTTTGTTTCTTTATTAATATCACTATGCCCCCTAAACGCTCTAGAAACTGTTGATGTAGATAAATTTAGTTTGGCAGCTAACTGTTTGATATTAATAGCATCCATAATTTTATAAAATATAATGTAAAGCTAGCAATTTTGTATGAGTTGTATCTATTTTGAATCTAATCAAACATTCTTCAATATTATTCTTTTATTTTTATCATCATGAAAAAAGAAAACTTCTCTCTAACTGGCAGTAATCAACATACTATCATAGGAGACATAACTTATAGTGCAAAACCAACAAAGCAGGTTGCCATTTTTGTACATGGTTTTAAGGGATTTAAGGACTGGGGAGCTCATCATTTGGTGGCTCAGTATTTTGCTTCGTATGATATTCATTACGTAAAATTTAATTTTTCGCATAGCGGCGTCAATCCAGAAAACCCTGTAGATGTTAATGATTTAAATCTCTTTGCTGCTAATACACCTAGTTTTGAACTTTTTGATTTAGACCTTATCATATCCTACACAAAACAAAAATTTCCTGATGCCGCACTCACTTTAATTGGGCACAGCCGTGGTGGCGGCTTAAGTATCTTAACAGCAGCAGAAAATAAGAGCATCCATAAATTAATTACTTGGGCCGCTATTGATAGTTTTAGCAGCTTATGGAAAAAAGAACAAGAGCCAGAATGGCGAGAAAAAGGCAAAATTGAAGTTTTTAACGCCCGAACCAAAGAATATATGCCTTTAAACTTATCTCTTTTACAGGATATTGAACAAAATGCTGATAAACTAAACATCAAAACTGCTGCAGAAAACATTAAAAAACCTTGGCTTATTATCCATGGTAATGATGATATTAATGTCCCTTTAAGCGTAGCACAAAACTTCTTAAAACTTAATCACGAAGCTAGTTTTATAGAGATAAACAAAGCTAATCATGTATTTGGCGCTAGTCATCCCTATAAAGAGGACCAACTACCAGAACAATTAATAAAAGTTTGTGATGCTAGTATTGATTTTATAAAGAAAACCGAATAAGCTTACTCTTTCTCTACCCAATTACCGTCTGCCCTGATGATTTCTATCAATTCATCTAGGGCATTTTCTGTATTTACATTTTTCTGGATAACTTCTTTTCCACGATACAAGGTTATCTTACCCGGACCAGTTCCTACATAGCCGTAATCGGCATCGGCCATTTCACCTGGGCCATTAACTATACAGCCCATAATACCAATCTTTATTCCTTTTAAATGATCGGTACGGCTGCGTATCATTTGGGTGGTTTCTTGCAAATCAAACAGGGTACGTCCGCAAGAAGGACAAGAAATATATTCTGTTTTAGAGATACGGCTGCGTGTTGCCTGTAAAATCCCAAAAGAGGTAGATACAATAAATTTAGATGACAGATGTGGAGCATCTATCCAAACGCCATCGCCAAAGCCATCTAATAACAAAGCACCTAGATCTGTAGCTGCATAAAGCTGAGCTTTTAAAGCTATATCTTCTTGATTTTCATCATCAAATTGATAACTTCTTTTAATAATGACTGGCGTATCGATACCTGCTTGGGCTAGTTTAAAGAAAAACGCTCTTTGGTCTGCCATGCCATGTGTTTCATTAGTTTCTAATACAAAAACTAATGTTTTATCGAAAGGAATATCAGCGAAAGCGTCTGTATCTAAATCCTCACGTTTAATTTTTACTAGATTAAGCGCAGTATCTCTTTCTGTTGCGCTTACATATTCTGTTAGGCTAAATAGCGGATGGCAATTGGTTTTATTTTTCAATTGCTGCCAAGTAGAATAATCAAAAAGCTGTTTTAAATTACCCGGAAAGCTAAAAGAAGGCAACTGACTACCCATATAGGCAAAATCAATGGATTGATCGCCCATGTTGTATTTATCTAAAGCTGCCGAATAGATATATCCAGCATCAGCCAACACAAATGGATCTTTTAGGTTTTTATCAGATATATCTAAAATAACTCGTGGAACTTGATGTCCGCCAATAAAAGTATTTAGCTCCGCAGAAGGGCGTTTATTATACTCGAAAGGAGAAAAATATTCAGGAAGTTCAACATCATCAGCATTTTTTAGTTGCGTTTGCTGATGTTTGCGCTCTTCATAACGTTGGGCTAACACTCTGGCAACTGGTATTTCAAACTCTGGTTCTTCTGTTAAGGAAACTCTAATGGTATCGCCCAAACCATCTTCTAGCAAAGTACCAATACCCACGGCAGATTTTATTCGGCCATCTTCACCATCACCAGCTTCGGTAACACCTAAGTGTAAAGGATAATTCATCCCCTCTTTTACCATAGTTGCTACCAATAAACGGTAAGCTTGCACCATAACCTGTGGGTTGCTAGATTTCATAGAGATGACCAGCTGATGGTAATCTAAAGCATGGCATATACGAATAAACTCCATTGCCGACTCTACCATTCCCTTAGGTGTATCGCCATACCAGCTCATGATACGGTCTGATAGCGAGCCATGGTTAGTGCCTATACGCATAGCTGTACCATGTTCTTTACAGATTTGTACCAGTGGAGCAAATTTCTTTTTTATACGTTGAAGTTCTATTTCGTAAGCTTCTGGCGTATAATTAAGCTCTTCAAATTTCTTTTTATCGGCGTAGTTTCCCGGGTTTACCCTTACTTTTTCTACAATTTTTGCTGCAAGTTCTGCTGCATTGGGGGTAAAATGTATATCGGCAACAAGTGGTGCGTGGTATCCTTTTTCGTGTAAACCTTTTCTTATTTCTGCTAGGTTTTGAGCTTCTTTTATAGATGGTGCTGTAATTCTTACATACTCGCAACCCGCATCAATCATCCTGATACTTTGCGCTATAGAACCTTCGGTATCCATCGTATCAGTAGTAGTCATAGACTGTAACCTGATAGCATGATTTGCCCCCATAGGAACATTTCCTATATAAACTTCTAGCGTATTAAATCTGGAGTATTGGGTTAAAGAATTACAATAAATACCTTTTAAAGACATTGCCGCCTCTGCATCCATAAAATAAAATTTAAACAAAAATAAAGGATTTTATTAAAAGCCGGCTTTTTAAAATTTGTTTTAAAAAAGCAGAAAATTTATGCTTTTAAATTAAACGCTCTTTTATAACTAAAGTGCCAGCCCAAACATCGTGTAAACATTGCTGTTTTTTATTTAAGAAACTATACAAATAGCCTATAAAAAGAGTTAAAGTACTACCAATTTTACCAAGATTTCTAATGAATATCTGATGAAATGATGGTTTTAGGCCATCTAAATTGGTAACTTTTATATTTAACATACGCTTACCTACTGTAAACTGAGTTTTAGTTTCTGCAATAATTTGATAAACAAACTTCAGGAGTGGTAACGCTACTAAATTGGATAATAAGATAAGTTGTACAGCATCTTCCTTATCAAAAGCTAGGATATAAGTAAACTCGGCAACAGCCACCACAAATAAAACTAAAAACCAATCTATGGCAGCTGCTAAAAGTCGTAAATCAAAACCGGCGAAGTATTGCGGAGCTGTAAATTGTTGCTTAAAACCGAATAAACTTCTGAGCTCTTCAAATTCATGGGCTTCTTTATAATCATCCATACCGGGCTTTCTAATGAAAGCATCGGGTTTAACATCCAAAGCTTTTAATTCTTCTAAACTAAAAGGTCCTTCGGGTTTACCCTTCATCACCAAGGTATAGATTTTGGTCTCCATTGTTATTTAATTATTGACTGCTTATTTTCTTAGGTGGCGCTTCTTGCTTGGCTGGCGGAGCGTTTTCTTTCTTAACAGTTGGAGCCGCCTTAGGTTTAGCTTTACTAGCAGTTTTAGATTTTGACGTACTTGCTTTTGGCGTTGGCTTTTTACTCGTCGCTTTTTTAACTGCCTTTTTAGCAATAATTTCATCCTTAGATTTTGGCCTATCTTTGGGCTTCCAGCTAAAGTTTGGTAAGGTCTTTAGCTCTTCTGTAACATCTTCTATAGGGTAATAAGTCATTTCTGGCTTCCTAATAAAAGTGATAGACATTAAGCTATCGTTGGTGAAATTAATCCGCATACGGGCGGCCAGCGTTCTAGACATGCTATTGTATGCTGTACTATCCTTAGGGAAATAAATACTCTCTGCATTACCATCCACAAAAACCCGGTCTAGCTGCTCGTTAACAAAATAACCTTTCATTATTTTACCAGCAACTTGGTTAAAATAGGCAGAATCTTGTTCTGTATTTACAACAATGGCATTTCTAATCATGTCCATATTGTCCATCTTCTTATTGACCATTTGTAAGTACATAGTATCGGCAGAAATTTGGCTACCCTGTGCCCAAACCATAGGAGCTTGAAAAATTCTTAAGGTAGAATCTCCGTAACTAAAAAAAGCAGAATCAGACCTGGCCTGTAAATCAGATTTAAAAACTCTTACTTTACGCCAAGCACTTACAACCCTAATTTTTGTGGTATCGCTTTCCAAAGCGTAAATGCTATCTTTTCTAATACTATCTATCACAAACTGCTTTCGCAAATTGGCTTTTATCAAAACAGAATCTACTTTGGGCGGCATCAAGTTTTGCTCTTCTACAGGAGCTTTACTTTGCGTAGCAATTTCTTGTACAGGGGCTTCATTGCTCTTATTCTTTCGCTTTCTAGTTCGTTTAGGTGTCTTTTCATCCTCAGCAGCTTTAACTATGGCTGGTTGTTTTGGTGTATCTTCTAGGATGACTAAACTATTTTCTTTTAGTGTATCTATAACTAAAGAATCAGCCGGATTGAGACCTTCTTGTTTTGGTAAAGTTAAAGCTGCGCTATCTAAACTGGCTTTGGTACTATCTGCCGCTAAGCTATCTGCAAGTGCAGCCAAAGCCTTTGCTTTTTGTATAGCGTAGAGTTCCTTTTTCATGTAAACTTTACTGTAAAGGGTATCTGCCGACATCCAGATGCTATCTTTTGAGACCGAATCTTTTTCTGTTACAAAAACGATATAAGCATTTTGCGTAACGGTTATACTTTCATCCTTTTTAAGATAATTCCCCAAATCGCCTCTTAGCTCTACTTTTTGGGCGGTATCAACAAAAAGAATATTTTTAACCGCCCTGCCATAGCCCACCTTACCATCGTAAAACAAGCTATCGCCCTTTAAACTTTTAGAGTTCTGCGTATATAAATTTCTTTTACCAAAAGCAGCTTGCTCTGTAGCGGTATTGTATTGGCCGTTTTCTGTATATAAAGTATCGTCTTTACCGTAAATATGGGTTGGCCCATAGAAATAGGCAATTTTACTTAAAGAATTATAGCGTAAAGTATCAGATTTTATTAGAACCTCTGGCGTTTTAACTCTTACATTGTACCTAAAATAGGCATCGCTAGAGCTAGAAAAATAATAACCATTGGTGCTGGTTAAAGTATTATCTCCGTTTACAATTTTACCGCCATTGGTATAGGTACCAACCTTGCTGGCCATGTTGTATGTTAAATTATTGGTGGTTAAAACCGAGCCTCTATCAACCATTCTTACATTATTGGTTAATACCGCCATCTTGGTATTTCCGTTATAATTCAGTAAATCAGCAAAAATATTAACGGTATCTGCTTGGTTAATATGTACATGTCCAAAAGCATCAAAGCTATTTTTTTCGATGTAGAAATAAGCGCTATCGCAAATTAATGTGGCGTTATCTTGCTGAAAAACAGGCCTAATAACTTTCTGAATATTTTGTCCGTTCCTTTTCATCCCGATAAAGGACTGCGATTGCAACAGTTCTACACGAGTGATTTTTTGTGCTTGTACCATTTGTACCAACACCAGGATAAACAATAAAAGGGAATACTTTTTCACAAAGCAAAATTAGTTTTTTGGTAACGATTTTAAACGGTTAAATTTGATTGATGTTATGGCAACTAAAATCTTTTCAGGATTTCATTAAATCCGAAGGCTTAATTGGGTCTAAAGATACTGTTTTGCTAGCTGTTAGCGGTGGTAAAGACTCTGTTGCGATGGCTCATTTATTTAAACAAGCCAACTTTTCTTTTGCTATTGCACACTGCAATTTCCAATTGAGAGGTACAGAATCTGACCGCGACGAGCAATTTGTAGCTCAATTAGCCAAAACTTTAGAAGTTCCTTTTCATGTAACCAGTTTTAATACTTTGGCTTACGCCGATGAGCATAAAATAAGCACCCAAATGGCGGCTCGGGATTTAAGATATCGCTTTTTTGAGGAGCTTGTATCAACTTTTAATTATCAGAAAATAGCTGTAGCACAACATCAAAATGATGCTATTGAGACTGTTATTTTAAATTTAACTCGAGGTACGGGTATAGCCGGTTTACATGGCATTAAAACCGAGAGGCAAAATATCATCAGACCTTTAATGCTTTTTAAACGTGAGGATATTGATGCTTATATTTTAGCAAACCAGCTAGATTTTGTTGAAGATAGCTCTAACAGTTCTACCAAATACATCCGAAATAAAATCAGACATCAGATTATTCCGGTGATGAAAGAGATTAACCCCTCTTTAGAAGATACTTTTCAAAAAAACATTGCTTATTTTTCTGATTTAGAAGCCTTTTTAAAAGCAAGCATCCAAGAATACAAGCAAAAACTGTTTCAAAAACATCCGAAAGGCTATCTAATCAGCATCCAAAAATTAAAAGAAATACCCGCTTTACATTTTATTTTAACCGAGCTATTATTGCCTTATGGTTTTAATAGCACCACAGTAACTGATGTTATTTTGGGTTTAGATAAAGAGAGCGGCAAAACCTTTTTTGGTAAAGATGATGTTTTATTAATTGATAGAGATTTCATCTTCTTACAAAAAATACAGCAAGAGCACCGTACCGAGTTGACCTTAAATGAAGATGATTTGATGCTTTATTTTCAGGATTTCATCATCACCCAAGAAATTACAGAAACTACTTTTTCTAATAGCCAAACTACCGCATTTGTTGATACCGAGAAATTAAAATACCCTTTAGCGCTAAGAACATGGCAAGAAGGCGATAAATTTATGCCCTTAGGAATGAAAGGCTTTAAGAAGTTGAGCGATTTTTTCATCAGCTTAAAAATACCGCTTACGCAAAAACATCTGATTCCGGTTTTAGTTAATGCTGATGATCATATCATCTGGATTGCTGGTTACCGTTTAGATGAAAGATTTAAAATAACTGCCGATACTAAAAAAATAACTAAATTCGAATTAAAGAATATAAAGCCATGATTCATTATTACCCTTTTTATGAAAAACAATACCTTGGAAGAGACTACTCTTTTATAAGCATTAGGTTGGTAATGGCTATTTTTTGTTTCTTGGCTTACTATTGGACAGAAAATAAAGATAAAAACGGCGATTTATTACTCTTAGTAGGATGCGGAATTTTAGCCGTTAGCGTGTTGATGTTGTTTTTACTTCATTACCGCACCATTGTAAACAACAAAGCTGTTTTAATTGATGGTTTATGGACCACCAGATTGGTTAAAATAGATTTAAATAGCATTGTTAAAGTTGAAAAAGGAGAATACAGCAAGTACTTTCTTAATAACCCCGTATATAATTTACATAGAAACGGTTCTATTAAATTTTATGCTGGTGGTAAAGATGCCATCCGCTTAACAGACCGCGACGGCTTAATTTATGTAATTGGTACCCAAAGACCAGTAGAACTTTATCAGGCTATTATGGAAGAGATGAAGAAGTAGTGATGGGAAAGGCCGAAGGCTGAATCTGGACCAAAGGTATTTTTTATACCTATACTAGCATATAAAAATTAAAGCCCAAGGTTTAAACCTTGGGCTGTTAAAATGCAAGTTTAATATTAGAATTATAGATTTTCTACTTTTTAGAACACCTTATATATAAATCAAAATTAGACTTACAAGGTTCGCCAAAATAACAATCATGATCTGCTTGACTCCAATAAACAGACTTCCTTTGAGGTAAACAATAAATAAGCTCTTCTAAAATGTATGTACATCCATTATGATTGAAGTTCATCCCAATATAAAATTCTGATTCATGGAATACATTTTTATATAGCCAATCAAAATCTCCTGACATCAAAAACACGTCACTTTTATCCTTACTAAGAATAAAATTAAATAACACTTGTACGCTCATAATCTAATTATTTATTTTCACGAGAAAATTTAATACAATAGCACTAATACCTATTAATTAAGACCCGCAAGACAAGCAACCATCTTCCATACTACAACTTGCACCTTCTTCTATCACAACTTCTGGTGTTTGTACCAAAGGTTCCATCTCTTTTCCCGCCTGACTTTCTACCGAGAACTTGACTGCTTGTGTAGCTGCTTGTGTTCTTAAGTAATACATACCTGTTTTTAAGCCTTTTTTCCAGCTATAAAAATGCATAGAGGTTAATTTTGAAGCGGTTGGAGAACTGATAAACAAGTTTAAAGACTGAGACTGACAAATAAATGCTCCTCTATCGGCAGCCATATCAATCACATTTCTCATCTTAATTTCCCAAACCGTTCTATATAAATCTTTGATGCGTTGCGGTATAGCCTCTATATCTTGTACCGATCCGTTTGCCAAAATAATAGCATCCTTCATTTTACTATTCCAAAGATTGAGTTCTACTAAATCTTTTAATAAATGCTTATTTACCACTACAAACTCTCCGCTTAATACCCTTCTGGTATAAATATTAGAGGTATAAGGCTCAAAACATTCGTTATTTCCAAGTATTTGTGAGGTTGATGCTGTTGGCATTGGCGCCATTAATAAAGAGTTTCTTACACCTTTTTTTATAACTTTCTTTCTTAAAGCATCCCAATCCCAACGTTTACTTTCTGGCTGTACTCCCCATAAATCAAACTGGAACTGTCCTTTAGAAAGTGGTGAACCTTTAAATGTTTCATAAGGTCCTTCTTTCTCTGCTAAATCAGCAGAAGCTGTCATAGCAGCAAAATAGATGGTTTCAAAAATATCTTTATTCAGTTGTTTTGCTTCTTCACTTTCAAAAGGCATTTTTAACAGAATAAAAGCATCGGCAAGACCTTGTACACCCAAACCAATTGGTCTGTGGCGCATGTTAGAATTTTTAGCCTCTTCTACCGGATAGTAGTTGTTATCTATAATTCTATTAAGGTTTAAAGTTGCCTGATAACTTACTTCGTAAAGCTTTTCGTGGTTAAAAGTACCATCTATAACATAACGAGGTAAAGAAAGTGAAGCCAAATTACATACCGCAACTTCATCTGGAGAAGTGTATTCTATAAT
This genomic window contains:
- the ispG gene encoding (E)-4-hydroxy-3-methylbut-2-enyl-diphosphate synthase gives rise to the protein MDAEAAMSLKGIYCNSLTQYSRFNTLEVYIGNVPMGANHAIRLQSMTTTDTMDTEGSIAQSIRMIDAGCEYVRITAPSIKEAQNLAEIRKGLHEKGYHAPLVADIHFTPNAAELAAKIVEKVRVNPGNYADKKKFEELNYTPEAYEIELQRIKKKFAPLVQICKEHGTAMRIGTNHGSLSDRIMSWYGDTPKGMVESAMEFIRICHALDYHQLVISMKSSNPQVMVQAYRLLVATMVKEGMNYPLHLGVTEAGDGEDGRIKSAVGIGTLLEDGLGDTIRVSLTEEPEFEIPVARVLAQRYEERKHQQTQLKNADDVELPEYFSPFEYNKRPSAELNTFIGGHQVPRVILDISDKNLKDPFVLADAGYIYSAALDKYNMGDQSIDFAYMGSQLPSFSFPGNLKQLFDYSTWQQLKNKTNCHPLFSLTEYVSATERDTALNLVKIKREDLDTDAFADIPFDKTLVFVLETNETHGMADQRAFFFKLAQAGIDTPVIIKRSYQFDDENQEDIALKAQLYAATDLGALLLDGFGDGVWIDAPHLSSKFIVSTSFGILQATRSRISKTEYISCPSCGRTLFDLQETTQMIRSRTDHLKGIKIGIMGCIVNGPGEMADADYGYVGTGPGKITLYRGKEVIQKNVNTENALDELIEIIRADGNWVEKE
- the tilS gene encoding tRNA lysidine(34) synthetase TilS — encoded protein: MLWQLKSFQDFIKSEGLIGSKDTVLLAVSGGKDSVAMAHLFKQANFSFAIAHCNFQLRGTESDRDEQFVAQLAKTLEVPFHVTSFNTLAYADEHKISTQMAARDLRYRFFEELVSTFNYQKIAVAQHQNDAIETVILNLTRGTGIAGLHGIKTERQNIIRPLMLFKREDIDAYILANQLDFVEDSSNSSTKYIRNKIRHQIIPVMKEINPSLEDTFQKNIAYFSDLEAFLKASIQEYKQKLFQKHPKGYLISIQKLKEIPALHFILTELLLPYGFNSTTVTDVILGLDKESGKTFFGKDDVLLIDRDFIFLQKIQQEHRTELTLNEDDLMLYFQDFIITQEITETTFSNSQTTAFVDTEKLKYPLALRTWQEGDKFMPLGMKGFKKLSDFFISLKIPLTQKHLIPVLVNADDHIIWIAGYRLDERFKITADTKKITKFELKNIKP
- a CDS encoding OstA-like protein; this translates as MKKYSLLLFILVLVQMVQAQKITRVELLQSQSFIGMKRNGQNIQKVIRPVFQQDNATLICDSAYFYIEKNSFDAFGHVHINQADTVNIFADLLNYNGNTKMAVLTNNVRMVDRGSVLTTNNLTYNMASKVGTYTNGGKIVNGDNTLTSTNGYYFSSSSDAYFRYNVRVKTPEVLIKSDTLRYNSLSKIAYFYGPTHIYGKDDTLYTENGQYNTATEQAAFGKRNLYTQNSKSLKGDSLFYDGKVGYGRAVKNILFVDTAQKVELRGDLGNYLKKDESITVTQNAYIVFVTEKDSVSKDSIWMSADTLYSKVYMKKELYAIQKAKALAALADSLAADSTKASLDSAALTLPKQEGLNPADSLVIDTLKENSLVILEDTPKQPAIVKAAEDEKTPKRTRKRKNKSNEAPVQEIATQSKAPVEEQNLMPPKVDSVLIKANLRKQFVIDSIRKDSIYALESDTTKIRVVSAWRKVRVFKSDLQARSDSAFFSYGDSTLRIFQAPMVWAQGSQISADTMYLQMVNKKMDNMDMIRNAIVVNTEQDSAYFNQVAGKIMKGYFVNEQLDRVFVDGNAESIYFPKDSTAYNSMSRTLAARMRINFTNDSLMSITFIRKPEMTYYPIEDVTEELKTLPNFSWKPKDRPKSKDEIIAKKAVKKATSKKPTPKASTSKSKTASKAKPKAAPTVKKENAPPAKQEAPPKKISSQ
- a CDS encoding alpha/beta hydrolase family protein → MKKENFSLTGSNQHTIIGDITYSAKPTKQVAIFVHGFKGFKDWGAHHLVAQYFASYDIHYVKFNFSHSGVNPENPVDVNDLNLFAANTPSFELFDLDLIISYTKQKFPDAALTLIGHSRGGGLSILTAAENKSIHKLITWAAIDSFSSLWKKEQEPEWREKGKIEVFNARTKEYMPLNLSLLQDIEQNADKLNIKTAAENIKKPWLIIHGNDDINVPLSVAQNFLKLNHEASFIEINKANHVFGASHPYKEDQLPEQLIKVCDASIDFIKKTE
- a CDS encoding LacI family DNA-binding transcriptional regulator, translating into MDAINIKQLAAKLNLSTSTVSRAFRGHSDINKETKERILAMAKELNYQPNHLASNMREKRSKTIAVIVPEIANNFFSQVIRGIEGVAREKDYHVLIYVTDDNYEKEVAYITHLNSGRADGVIMSVSGEANDHQYLKKLKSKRMPLVFFDRVYEDIDTAKITTNDYESSFDATEHLIKAGCKKIAYLVVNKNLSIGKTRMNGYVDALKKHGLPYVDEYVIDCSNDYEANSIILKEAFKTLKPDGVFASVERLAFSTYYVSYELGIKIPEDLKVISFSSLEIAPLLNPSLSTITQPAFEMGVKSAKILFRAMESGGDFSESDNLTLNSKLIERRSSGGG
- a CDS encoding RDD family protein; its protein translation is METKIYTLVMKGKPEGPFSLEELKALDVKPDAFIRKPGMDDYKEAHEFEELRSLFGFKQQFTAPQYFAGFDLRLLAAAIDWFLVLFVVAVAEFTYILAFDKEDAVQLILLSNLVALPLLKFVYQIIAETKTQFTVGKRMLNIKVTNLDGLKPSFHQIFIRNLGKIGSTLTLFIGYLYSFLNKKQQCLHDVWAGTLVIKERLI